A single Eubalaena glacialis isolate mEubGla1 chromosome 18, mEubGla1.1.hap2.+ XY, whole genome shotgun sequence DNA region contains:
- the ZFP36 gene encoding mRNA decay activator protein ZFP36 has translation MDLTAIYESLQLLSPDLPSDHGETESSSAWASSGLWSLSSPDSSPSGVAARLPSRSTSLVEGRSCGWVPPPPGFAPLAPRPGPELSPSPTSPTATPTTSSRYKTELCRTFSESGRCRYGAKCQFAHGLGELRQASRHPKYKTELCHKFYLQGRCPYGSRCHFIHNPSEDLAASGHPHVLRQSISFSGLPSGRRTSPPPAGLAGPSLSSCSFSPSSSPPPPPGDLPLSPSAFSAAPGTPVARRDPTPACCPSCRRATPSSVWGPLGGLARSPSAHSLGSDPDEYASSGSSLGGSDSPVFEAGVFGPPQPPAAPRRLPIFNRISVSE, from the exons ATGGATCTCACCGCCATCTACGAG AGCCTCCAGTTGCTGAGCCCTGACCTGCCTTCCGACCACGGAGAGACTGAGTCCAGCTCGGCCTGGGCCTCCTCGGGACTCTGGAGCCTCAGCTCACCCGACTCCAGCCCGTCTGGGGTGGCTGCCCGCCTGCCTAGCCGCTCCACCAGCCTGGTGGAGGGTCGCAGCTGCGGCTgggtgcccccacccccaggcttcgCGCCCCTGGCTCCCCGCCCAGGCCCTGAGCTGTCGCCCTCACCCACCTCGCCTACTGCGACCCCCACCACCTCCTCCCGCTACAAGACCGAGCTATGTCGGACCTTCTCAGAAAGCGGGCGCTGCCGCTATGGGGCCAAGTGCCAGTTTGCCCATGGCCTGGGTGAGCTGCGCCAGGCCAGTCGCCACCCCAAGTACAAGACGGAACTGTGCCACAAGTTCTACCTCCAGGGCCGCTGCCCCTACGGCTCGCGCTGCCACTTCATCCACAACCCCAGCGAGGACCTGGCTGCCTCCGGCCACCCCCACGTGCTGCGCCAGAGCATCAGCTTCTCAGGCCTGCCCTCAGGCCGCCGAACCTCGCCACCACCAGCAGGCCTAGCAGGCCCTTCCCTGTCTTCGTGTTCCTTCTCACCCTCcagctccccaccaccaccacctgggGACCTTCCACTTTCACCCTCTGCCTTCTCTGCTGCCCCAGGGACCCCGGTGGCCCGAAGGGACCCCACCCCGGCCTGTTGTCCTTCCTGCCGAAGGGCCACCCCCAGCAGCGTCTGGGGGCCCTTGGGTGGCTTGGCTCGGAGCCCCTCTGCGCACTCCCTGGGATCTGATCCTGACGAATATGCCAGCAGTGGCAGCAGCCTGGGGGGATCTGACTCGCCTGTCTTCGAGGCCGGGGTTTTTGGGCCACCCCAGCCACCTGCAGCCCCCAGGAGACTCCCCATCTTCAATCGTATCTCCGTTTCGGAGTGA
- the PLEKHG2 gene encoding pleckstrin homology domain-containing family G member 2 isoform X1, whose amino-acid sequence MPEGARGLGLSKPSPSLGRRGEVCDCAAVCETRTAAPATPAMASPRGSGSSTSLSTVGSEGDPAPGPTPACLASRPEPLPGPPIRLHLSPVGTPASAKPSRLERVAREIVETERAYVRDLRSIVEDYLGPLLDGGVLGLSAEQVGTLFANIEDIYEFSSELLEDLEGSSSAGGIAECFVQRSEDFDIYTLYCMNYPSSLALLRELSVSPPAALWLQERQAQLRHSLPLQSFLLKPVQRILKYHLLLQELGKHWVEGPDAGGREMVEEAIVSMTAVAWYINDMKRKQEHAARLQEVQRRLGGWTGPELSAFGELVLEGAFRGGGGGGPRLRGGERLLFLFSRMLLVAKRRGPEYTYKGHIFCCNLSVSESPRDPLGFKVSDLTIPKHRHLLQAKNQEEKRLWIHCLQRLFFENHPASIPAKAKQVLLENSLHCAPKSKSIPEPLTPPLGSPRPRDARSFTPGRRNTAPSPGPATTRRGRRQSEPLKDPYVMFPQNAKPRLKHTGSEGELYPPLEPLPPVPASEPPEDLEDTGPPTLDPSGTSITEEILELLNQRGLRDPGCPLQPPPHDIPKFPGDSQVPGDSDTLTFQALPSRDSSEEEEEEELDMDERGPSPLHVLEGLESSSAAEMPDIPSLSKNPDVPNLPEIPSLSEIPQMPRLPSLSDISSVFEMPCLPAIPSVPDIPSLSNAPTLPCDSWLQGPLQEPDEALATRRELFPGSGSGKLGEPSSESRAGQEEDEGVSYPDFQPRDVTRDQGFPDELEFRSCSEIRSAWRALEQGQLARPGFPEPLVILEDSDLSGGSGSGKAGAPTSERSASRVRELARLYSERIQQMQRAETRASANAPRRRPRALAQPQLLPCLPREQAEPGPLPAFGHVLVCELAFPLTCAQESVPLSPAARVQAATAVTKQGGCLDGQGLNVSSLPEQDHLGIQVPAATPLPKPEGPRNSQLPAITTLPDQEGHPEIQVPAATPLPEHRGHVDIPVPSTTSFPEQGCHVDIQVPITPALPKQGSCSDVLVLAATPTSKREGHLDSQSPTNTPLTKQGDSRDVQFPATAYGQAVDPLLIHRSSLDPQIPADTPLPLQHDLPDIQVPGTSPLPAHGGHLDHQTPANTLPSLPQDLPHFQVPAATPFPQPQGLTDTLVQALPPLPQQGGLPDIQGPAAAPLLEEQSLTDLQVQKLTPLLEQKSLTNDHVPAAPPLPERGGPRDIQGLLPTRVQTTVVLSKQGGHAVSHVARSESSDLSPPHSPPLATRQLLGSNAAALSRYLAASYISQSLARRQGPGGEAPPASRGPWSSSAPTSRAPSPPPQPQPPAPPARRLSYATTVNIHVGGGGRLQPAKAQVRLNHPALLATPQESVGLRRAQGAPDAPFHM is encoded by the exons ATGCCCGAAGGAGCCCGTGGACTGGGCCTGTCCAAACCCAGCCCTAGCCTCGGCCGCAGAGGTGAAGTGTGTGACTGTGCGGCTGTGTGTGAGACTCGGACAG cagcccctgcaacccCCGCCATGGCCTCCCCCCGAGGTTCTGGGAGCTCCACATCCCTGAGCACAGTGGGCTCAGAGGGGGACCCGGCTCCGGGGCCCACACCAGCCTGCTTGGCCTCCAGGCCAGAGCCCCTTCCAGGGCCCCCCATCCGCCTTCATCTGTCGCCCGTGGGGACCCCGGCTTCGGCGAAACCCTCGAGGCTGGAGCGTGTGGCCCGTGAGATCGTGGAGACGGAGCGGGCCTATGTCCGGGACCTCCGCAGCATCGTGGAG GACTACCTGGGCCCTCTGCTGGACGGCGGGGTCCTGGGGCTGAGCGCGGAGCAGGTGGGCACGCTGTTTGCCAACATTGAGGACATCTACGAGTTCAGCAG CGAGCTCCTGGAGGACTTGGAGGGCAGCAGCAGTGCCGGGGGCATCGCCGAGTGCTTCGTGCAGAGG AGCGAGGATTTTGACATCTACACGTTGTACTGCATGAACTACCCGAG CTCCCTGGCCCTGCTCCGGGAGCTGTCAGTGTCTCCGCCAGCAGCCCTGTGGCTGCAGGAGCGCCAGGCCCAGCTCCGCCACTCACTGCCCCTGCAGAGCTTCCTGCTGAAGCCTGTTCAGCGCATCCTCAAGTACCATCTGCTGCTGCAG GAGCTAGGCAAGCACTGGGTGGAGGGCCCAGACGCCGGGGGCCGCGAGATGGTGGAGGAGGCTATCGTGTCCATGACAGCGGTCGCCTGGTACATCAATGACATGAAACGCAAGCAGGAGCACGCTGCGCGCCTCCAG GAGGTGCAGCGGCGGCTGGGTGGCTGGACCGGTCCGGAGCTCAGTGCTTTTGGCGAGCTGGTGCTGGAGGGTGCATTCCGAGGTGGTGGAGGGGGCGGCCCCCGACTTCGAGGGGGTGAACGGCTGCTCTTTCTGTTCTCACGGATGCTGCTCGTGGCCAAGCGCCGGGGACCAGAATACACATACAAGGGCCACATCTTC TGCTGCAACCTGAGTGTGAGCGAGAGCCCTCGAGACCCTCTAGGGTTCAAGGTGTCGGATCTGACCATTCCCAAGCACAGGCACCTGCTCCAG gccaAGAACCAAGAAGAGAAGAGGCTGTGGATTCACTGTCTCCAGCGCCTTTTCTTTGAGAACCACCCCGCCTCCATCCCTGCCAAG GCAAAACAAGTTCTCCTTGAAAACAGCCTGCACT GTGCTCCTAAAAGTAAGTCTATCCCAGAGCCCCTGACACCTCCACTTGGGTCTCCCCGACCTCGAGATGCTAGAAGTTTCACCCCTGGACGAAGGAACACAG CTCCATCTCCAGGACCCGCCACTACCCGCCGTGGCCGCAGACAGTCTG agcccctgaaggACCCTTACGTCATGTTTCCACAGAACG CTAAGCCTAGACTCAAG CACACTGGCAGTGAGGGGGAGCTCTACCCGCCCTTAGAGCCTCTGCCACCAGTTCCAGCTTCTGAACCCCCTGAGGACCTGGAGGACACTGGGCCCCCCACGCTGGACCCCTCTGGGACctcaatcactgaagaaatcctgGAGCTGCTGAACCAAAGAGGCCTCCGGGATCCAGGG TGCCCACTACAGCCACCCCCCCATGACATTCCCAAGTTCCCCGGAGACTCCCAGGTGCCAGGCGACAGTGACACCCTCACATTCCAAGCCCTGCCCAGCCGGGACTCttcagaagaggaggaggaagaagagctgGATATGGATGAACGGGGCCCTTCCCCACTCCACGTCCTAGAGGGGCTCGAAAGTTCCAGTGCAGCTGAAATGCCTGACATTCCCAGCCTTTCCAAAAATCCTGATGTACCCAACCTCCCTGAAATTCCCAGCCTTTCTGAAATTCCCCAAATGCCCCGCCTTCCCAGTCTCTCTGACATTTCCAGTGTTTTTGAAATGCCCTGCCTTCCAGCCATACCTAGTGTCCCCGACATTCCTAGTCTTTCCAacgctcccaccctcccctgtGACTCCTGGCTCCAGGGACCTCTGCAGGAGCCGGATGAGGCTCTAGCCACCAGGAGAGAACTCTTCCCTGGAAGCGGTTCTGGAAAACTGGGAGAGCCGTCCTCAGAAAGCAGGGCAGGGCAAGAGGAGGATGAAGGAGTATCATACCCAGATTTCCAGCCCCGGGATGTCACCCGAGATCAGGGATTCCCGGATGAGCTGGAGTTCCGCTCTTGCTCAGAAATCCGGAGCGCCTGGCGGGCACTGGAGCAGGGGCAGCTGGCCCGGCCAGGTTTCCCAGAGCCACTGGTGATCCTGGAAGATTCAGATCTAAGTGGAGGCAGCGGAAGCGGGAAGGCAGGAGCCCCAACTTCGGAGAGGTCAGCGTCCCGAGTGCGAGAGTTGGCCCGGCTTTACAGCGAGCGGATCCAGCAGATGCAGCGGGCTGAGACCCGGGCATCAGCCAACGCCCCCCGCCGCCGGCCACGGGCTCTGGCCCAGCCGCAGCTGTTGCCCTGCCTGCCCCGTGAGCAGGCTGAGCCAG GGCCCCTGCCTGCCTTTGGACACGTGCTCGTATGTGAGCTGGCCTTCCCGCTGACCTGTGCCCAGGAATCTGTCCCCCTAAGCCCTGCTGCCCGGGTTCAAGCTGCCACAGCTGTGACTAAGCAGGGAGGCTGCCTGGACGGCCAGGGTCTAAATGTTTCAAGTTTGCCTGAGCAAGACCATCTGGGCATCCAGGTTCCAGCCGCCACACCTTTGCCCAAGCCGGAGGGCCCCCGCAACAGCCAGCTGCCAGCTATTACAACTTTGCCGGATCAAGAAGGCCACCCGGAAATCCAAGTTCCAGCTGCCACTCCTTTGCCCGAGCATAGAGGCCACGTGGATATACCAGTTCCATCTACCACCTCTTTTCCTGAGCAAGGATGCCACGTGGACATCCAAGTTCCAATCACCCCAGCTTTGCCTAAGCAGGGAAGTTGCTCTGATGTCTTGGTTTTAGCCGCCACTCCTACGTCCAAGCGAGAAGGCCACCTGGACAGCCAGAGCCCAACCAACACCCCGTTAACTAAGCAAGGAGATTCTAGGGATGTTCAGTTCCCAGCCACTGCCTATGGCCAAGCCGTCGATCCTTTGCTTATACACAGAAGCAGCCTAGACCCTCAGATCCCAGCTGACACCCCACTGCCCTTGCAACATGACCTCCCCGACATTCAGGTTCCGGGTACCTCACCTTTGCCTGCACATGGAGGCCACCTAGACCATCAGACCCCAGCCAACACTCTGCCGTCCTTGCCCCAGGACCTCCCACACTTTCAGGTTCCAGCTGCCACACCTTTCCCGCAGCCACAAGGCCTCACGGACACCCTGGTCCAAGCCCTCCCACCTTTGCCCCAGCAGGGAGGCCTCCCGGACATCCAGGGTCCAGCTGCCGCGCCTCTGCTTGAGGAGCAAAGCCTCACAGACCTCCAGGTTCAGAAACTGACACCTTTGTTGGAGCAGAAGAGCCTCACCAACGACCATGTTCCAGCTGCCCCACCTTTGCCTGAGCGAGGAGGCCCTCGGGACATTCAGGGCCTGTTACCCACCCGAGTCCAGACCACGGTGGTTTTGTCTAAACAAGGAGGCCACGCGGTCTCTCATGTTGCCAGGTCAGAGTCTTCAGACTTGAGCCCACCCCACAGTCCCCCACTCGCAACCCGGCAGCTCCTGGGCTCCAACGCAGCTGCCCTCTCAAGATACCTGGCAGCCTCATACATCAGCCAGAGCCTGGCGCGGCGGCAAGGGCCTGGAGGAGAGGCTCCCCCAGCCTCCCGGGGCCCTTGGTCCTCCTCTGCCCCCACGTCACGGGCACCTTCACCGCCACCCCAGCCTCAACCCCCAGCGCCCCCAGCCAGGAGGCTCAGCTATGCCACCACGGTCAACATCCATGTCGGGGGTGGCGGGCGGCTACAGCCAGCCAAGGCCCAGGTCAGGTTGAACCACCCTGCTCTCTTGGCAACCCCCCAGGAATCGGTGGGCCTTCGCAGAGCCCAGGGGGCTCCCGATGCCCCTTTCCACATGTGA
- the PLEKHG2 gene encoding pleckstrin homology domain-containing family G member 2 isoform X2 — protein MPEGARGLGLSKPSPSLGRRGEVCDCAAVCETRTAPATPAMASPRGSGSSTSLSTVGSEGDPAPGPTPACLASRPEPLPGPPIRLHLSPVGTPASAKPSRLERVAREIVETERAYVRDLRSIVEDYLGPLLDGGVLGLSAEQVGTLFANIEDIYEFSSELLEDLEGSSSAGGIAECFVQRSEDFDIYTLYCMNYPSSLALLRELSVSPPAALWLQERQAQLRHSLPLQSFLLKPVQRILKYHLLLQELGKHWVEGPDAGGREMVEEAIVSMTAVAWYINDMKRKQEHAARLQEVQRRLGGWTGPELSAFGELVLEGAFRGGGGGGPRLRGGERLLFLFSRMLLVAKRRGPEYTYKGHIFCCNLSVSESPRDPLGFKVSDLTIPKHRHLLQAKNQEEKRLWIHCLQRLFFENHPASIPAKAKQVLLENSLHCAPKSKSIPEPLTPPLGSPRPRDARSFTPGRRNTAPSPGPATTRRGRRQSEPLKDPYVMFPQNAKPRLKHTGSEGELYPPLEPLPPVPASEPPEDLEDTGPPTLDPSGTSITEEILELLNQRGLRDPGCPLQPPPHDIPKFPGDSQVPGDSDTLTFQALPSRDSSEEEEEEELDMDERGPSPLHVLEGLESSSAAEMPDIPSLSKNPDVPNLPEIPSLSEIPQMPRLPSLSDISSVFEMPCLPAIPSVPDIPSLSNAPTLPCDSWLQGPLQEPDEALATRRELFPGSGSGKLGEPSSESRAGQEEDEGVSYPDFQPRDVTRDQGFPDELEFRSCSEIRSAWRALEQGQLARPGFPEPLVILEDSDLSGGSGSGKAGAPTSERSASRVRELARLYSERIQQMQRAETRASANAPRRRPRALAQPQLLPCLPREQAEPGPLPAFGHVLVCELAFPLTCAQESVPLSPAARVQAATAVTKQGGCLDGQGLNVSSLPEQDHLGIQVPAATPLPKPEGPRNSQLPAITTLPDQEGHPEIQVPAATPLPEHRGHVDIPVPSTTSFPEQGCHVDIQVPITPALPKQGSCSDVLVLAATPTSKREGHLDSQSPTNTPLTKQGDSRDVQFPATAYGQAVDPLLIHRSSLDPQIPADTPLPLQHDLPDIQVPGTSPLPAHGGHLDHQTPANTLPSLPQDLPHFQVPAATPFPQPQGLTDTLVQALPPLPQQGGLPDIQGPAAAPLLEEQSLTDLQVQKLTPLLEQKSLTNDHVPAAPPLPERGGPRDIQGLLPTRVQTTVVLSKQGGHAVSHVARSESSDLSPPHSPPLATRQLLGSNAAALSRYLAASYISQSLARRQGPGGEAPPASRGPWSSSAPTSRAPSPPPQPQPPAPPARRLSYATTVNIHVGGGGRLQPAKAQVRLNHPALLATPQESVGLRRAQGAPDAPFHM, from the exons ATGCCCGAAGGAGCCCGTGGACTGGGCCTGTCCAAACCCAGCCCTAGCCTCGGCCGCAGAGGTGAAGTGTGTGACTGTGCGGCTGTGTGTGAGACTCGGACAG cccctgcaacccCCGCCATGGCCTCCCCCCGAGGTTCTGGGAGCTCCACATCCCTGAGCACAGTGGGCTCAGAGGGGGACCCGGCTCCGGGGCCCACACCAGCCTGCTTGGCCTCCAGGCCAGAGCCCCTTCCAGGGCCCCCCATCCGCCTTCATCTGTCGCCCGTGGGGACCCCGGCTTCGGCGAAACCCTCGAGGCTGGAGCGTGTGGCCCGTGAGATCGTGGAGACGGAGCGGGCCTATGTCCGGGACCTCCGCAGCATCGTGGAG GACTACCTGGGCCCTCTGCTGGACGGCGGGGTCCTGGGGCTGAGCGCGGAGCAGGTGGGCACGCTGTTTGCCAACATTGAGGACATCTACGAGTTCAGCAG CGAGCTCCTGGAGGACTTGGAGGGCAGCAGCAGTGCCGGGGGCATCGCCGAGTGCTTCGTGCAGAGG AGCGAGGATTTTGACATCTACACGTTGTACTGCATGAACTACCCGAG CTCCCTGGCCCTGCTCCGGGAGCTGTCAGTGTCTCCGCCAGCAGCCCTGTGGCTGCAGGAGCGCCAGGCCCAGCTCCGCCACTCACTGCCCCTGCAGAGCTTCCTGCTGAAGCCTGTTCAGCGCATCCTCAAGTACCATCTGCTGCTGCAG GAGCTAGGCAAGCACTGGGTGGAGGGCCCAGACGCCGGGGGCCGCGAGATGGTGGAGGAGGCTATCGTGTCCATGACAGCGGTCGCCTGGTACATCAATGACATGAAACGCAAGCAGGAGCACGCTGCGCGCCTCCAG GAGGTGCAGCGGCGGCTGGGTGGCTGGACCGGTCCGGAGCTCAGTGCTTTTGGCGAGCTGGTGCTGGAGGGTGCATTCCGAGGTGGTGGAGGGGGCGGCCCCCGACTTCGAGGGGGTGAACGGCTGCTCTTTCTGTTCTCACGGATGCTGCTCGTGGCCAAGCGCCGGGGACCAGAATACACATACAAGGGCCACATCTTC TGCTGCAACCTGAGTGTGAGCGAGAGCCCTCGAGACCCTCTAGGGTTCAAGGTGTCGGATCTGACCATTCCCAAGCACAGGCACCTGCTCCAG gccaAGAACCAAGAAGAGAAGAGGCTGTGGATTCACTGTCTCCAGCGCCTTTTCTTTGAGAACCACCCCGCCTCCATCCCTGCCAAG GCAAAACAAGTTCTCCTTGAAAACAGCCTGCACT GTGCTCCTAAAAGTAAGTCTATCCCAGAGCCCCTGACACCTCCACTTGGGTCTCCCCGACCTCGAGATGCTAGAAGTTTCACCCCTGGACGAAGGAACACAG CTCCATCTCCAGGACCCGCCACTACCCGCCGTGGCCGCAGACAGTCTG agcccctgaaggACCCTTACGTCATGTTTCCACAGAACG CTAAGCCTAGACTCAAG CACACTGGCAGTGAGGGGGAGCTCTACCCGCCCTTAGAGCCTCTGCCACCAGTTCCAGCTTCTGAACCCCCTGAGGACCTGGAGGACACTGGGCCCCCCACGCTGGACCCCTCTGGGACctcaatcactgaagaaatcctgGAGCTGCTGAACCAAAGAGGCCTCCGGGATCCAGGG TGCCCACTACAGCCACCCCCCCATGACATTCCCAAGTTCCCCGGAGACTCCCAGGTGCCAGGCGACAGTGACACCCTCACATTCCAAGCCCTGCCCAGCCGGGACTCttcagaagaggaggaggaagaagagctgGATATGGATGAACGGGGCCCTTCCCCACTCCACGTCCTAGAGGGGCTCGAAAGTTCCAGTGCAGCTGAAATGCCTGACATTCCCAGCCTTTCCAAAAATCCTGATGTACCCAACCTCCCTGAAATTCCCAGCCTTTCTGAAATTCCCCAAATGCCCCGCCTTCCCAGTCTCTCTGACATTTCCAGTGTTTTTGAAATGCCCTGCCTTCCAGCCATACCTAGTGTCCCCGACATTCCTAGTCTTTCCAacgctcccaccctcccctgtGACTCCTGGCTCCAGGGACCTCTGCAGGAGCCGGATGAGGCTCTAGCCACCAGGAGAGAACTCTTCCCTGGAAGCGGTTCTGGAAAACTGGGAGAGCCGTCCTCAGAAAGCAGGGCAGGGCAAGAGGAGGATGAAGGAGTATCATACCCAGATTTCCAGCCCCGGGATGTCACCCGAGATCAGGGATTCCCGGATGAGCTGGAGTTCCGCTCTTGCTCAGAAATCCGGAGCGCCTGGCGGGCACTGGAGCAGGGGCAGCTGGCCCGGCCAGGTTTCCCAGAGCCACTGGTGATCCTGGAAGATTCAGATCTAAGTGGAGGCAGCGGAAGCGGGAAGGCAGGAGCCCCAACTTCGGAGAGGTCAGCGTCCCGAGTGCGAGAGTTGGCCCGGCTTTACAGCGAGCGGATCCAGCAGATGCAGCGGGCTGAGACCCGGGCATCAGCCAACGCCCCCCGCCGCCGGCCACGGGCTCTGGCCCAGCCGCAGCTGTTGCCCTGCCTGCCCCGTGAGCAGGCTGAGCCAG GGCCCCTGCCTGCCTTTGGACACGTGCTCGTATGTGAGCTGGCCTTCCCGCTGACCTGTGCCCAGGAATCTGTCCCCCTAAGCCCTGCTGCCCGGGTTCAAGCTGCCACAGCTGTGACTAAGCAGGGAGGCTGCCTGGACGGCCAGGGTCTAAATGTTTCAAGTTTGCCTGAGCAAGACCATCTGGGCATCCAGGTTCCAGCCGCCACACCTTTGCCCAAGCCGGAGGGCCCCCGCAACAGCCAGCTGCCAGCTATTACAACTTTGCCGGATCAAGAAGGCCACCCGGAAATCCAAGTTCCAGCTGCCACTCCTTTGCCCGAGCATAGAGGCCACGTGGATATACCAGTTCCATCTACCACCTCTTTTCCTGAGCAAGGATGCCACGTGGACATCCAAGTTCCAATCACCCCAGCTTTGCCTAAGCAGGGAAGTTGCTCTGATGTCTTGGTTTTAGCCGCCACTCCTACGTCCAAGCGAGAAGGCCACCTGGACAGCCAGAGCCCAACCAACACCCCGTTAACTAAGCAAGGAGATTCTAGGGATGTTCAGTTCCCAGCCACTGCCTATGGCCAAGCCGTCGATCCTTTGCTTATACACAGAAGCAGCCTAGACCCTCAGATCCCAGCTGACACCCCACTGCCCTTGCAACATGACCTCCCCGACATTCAGGTTCCGGGTACCTCACCTTTGCCTGCACATGGAGGCCACCTAGACCATCAGACCCCAGCCAACACTCTGCCGTCCTTGCCCCAGGACCTCCCACACTTTCAGGTTCCAGCTGCCACACCTTTCCCGCAGCCACAAGGCCTCACGGACACCCTGGTCCAAGCCCTCCCACCTTTGCCCCAGCAGGGAGGCCTCCCGGACATCCAGGGTCCAGCTGCCGCGCCTCTGCTTGAGGAGCAAAGCCTCACAGACCTCCAGGTTCAGAAACTGACACCTTTGTTGGAGCAGAAGAGCCTCACCAACGACCATGTTCCAGCTGCCCCACCTTTGCCTGAGCGAGGAGGCCCTCGGGACATTCAGGGCCTGTTACCCACCCGAGTCCAGACCACGGTGGTTTTGTCTAAACAAGGAGGCCACGCGGTCTCTCATGTTGCCAGGTCAGAGTCTTCAGACTTGAGCCCACCCCACAGTCCCCCACTCGCAACCCGGCAGCTCCTGGGCTCCAACGCAGCTGCCCTCTCAAGATACCTGGCAGCCTCATACATCAGCCAGAGCCTGGCGCGGCGGCAAGGGCCTGGAGGAGAGGCTCCCCCAGCCTCCCGGGGCCCTTGGTCCTCCTCTGCCCCCACGTCACGGGCACCTTCACCGCCACCCCAGCCTCAACCCCCAGCGCCCCCAGCCAGGAGGCTCAGCTATGCCACCACGGTCAACATCCATGTCGGGGGTGGCGGGCGGCTACAGCCAGCCAAGGCCCAGGTCAGGTTGAACCACCCTGCTCTCTTGGCAACCCCCCAGGAATCGGTGGGCCTTCGCAGAGCCCAGGGGGCTCCCGATGCCCCTTTCCACATGTGA